From Desulfosalsimonas propionicica, the proteins below share one genomic window:
- the pyrR gene encoding bifunctional pyr operon transcriptional regulator/uracil phosphoribosyltransferase PyrR: MNNTGKTLYQAADIKDALDRMAADILSSRKDAKNLALVGIHSRGVFLAKRIRRQIANMAAMDVPAGEMDINLYRDDWTGISHQPEVRSTRIDFDVNHRQIILVDDVLYTGRTIRAALDAIIDFGRPERIELAVLIDRGHRELPIQPDYTGMLVQTRKTEAVNVLLTEYDNVDRVDLIAG; the protein is encoded by the coding sequence ATGAACAATACCGGCAAAACCCTGTATCAGGCAGCAGACATCAAAGATGCGCTCGACCGGATGGCTGCAGATATTCTCAGTTCCCGTAAAGACGCAAAAAATCTAGCCCTTGTGGGGATCCACTCCAGAGGCGTATTTCTGGCAAAGCGGATCCGGCGGCAGATTGCCAACATGGCTGCCATGGACGTGCCTGCCGGGGAAATGGACATCAATCTGTACAGGGATGACTGGACCGGCATCAGCCATCAGCCCGAGGTGCGGTCTACGCGCATTGATTTTGATGTCAACCACAGGCAGATCATTCTCGTGGATGATGTTCTTTATACCGGCCGCACCATAAGGGCAGCCCTGGATGCGATCATCGACTTTGGCCGACCCGAACGCATAGAACTGGCCGTGCTCATTGACCGCGGCCACAGGGAACTGCCGATTCAGCCCGATTATACAGGTATGCTTGTCCAAACCCGCAAAACCGAAGCGGTCAATGTTTTGCTCACTGAATACGACAATGTTGACCGGGTGGACCTGATTGCCGGATAA
- a CDS encoding MogA/MoaB family molybdenum cofactor biosynthesis protein: protein MGRQQHLHHAPKNIDIGVITVSTTRTADDDKSGLWIKKQAKKEGHRIARYCIVSDSREHIVRAVADSVSGHGLHALILTGGTGMGFADVTIEAVSPLFDKEMSAFATLFTQLSFEKVDSAALLSRAAAGIVGKTAVFCLPGSLNACKLACNELIFPEIKHIAAHLIT from the coding sequence ATGGGACGACAGCAGCATCTTCACCACGCACCAAAAAACATTGACATTGGCGTGATAACGGTCTCTACCACACGCACTGCCGATGATGACAAGAGCGGGCTGTGGATAAAAAAGCAGGCAAAAAAAGAAGGCCACAGGATTGCCCGCTATTGCATTGTATCAGACAGCCGGGAGCATATTGTCCGGGCAGTGGCCGACAGCGTCTCCGGTCATGGCTTGCATGCCCTGATACTGACCGGGGGTACGGGCATGGGTTTTGCCGATGTCACCATTGAAGCCGTCAGCCCCTTGTTTGACAAGGAAATGAGCGCATTTGCAACACTTTTCACCCAGCTCAGCTTTGAGAAAGTCGATTCCGCTGCATTGCTGTCCAGGGCCGCGGCCGGTATTGTCGGCAAAACCGCCGTATTCTGCCTTCCGGGGAGCCTCAATGCGTGCAAACTGGCCTGCAATGAATTAATTTTTCCGGAAATCAAACATATCGCCGCCCATCTCATCACATAG
- a CDS encoding twin-arginine translocase TatA/TatE family subunit, producing MFGIGMPELIVILAVALIVFGPKKLPDLARSLGKAINEFKNATQDLKDSVDSEFKDVKKPFEDATKDVSQIENRPRPSANNSFSHDSEKKEPVTADPNSKPSDRAPQDADTGASSSSFDPDAQTQSPKNEHGHG from the coding sequence ATGTTCGGTATCGGCATGCCCGAACTGATCGTGATTTTAGCCGTGGCGCTGATTGTATTCGGCCCCAAAAAACTGCCGGATCTTGCCCGGTCCCTGGGAAAAGCGATCAATGAATTCAAAAACGCAACACAGGATTTGAAGGATTCGGTGGACAGCGAATTCAAAGATGTTAAAAAACCTTTCGAGGATGCGACCAAAGACGTCAGCCAAATAGAGAATCGACCCAGGCCTTCGGCAAATAACAGTTTTTCGCATGATTCTGAAAAAAAGGAACCTGTAACCGCAGACCCAAACAGCAAACCGTCTGACAGGGCACCGCAAGACGCAGATACCGGCGCATCTTCGTCCTCTTTTGACCCGGATGCCCAAACCCAGAGCCCAAAAAACGAACACGGCCATGGATGA